One Bacteroidota bacterium genomic window carries:
- a CDS encoding BtrH N-terminal domain-containing protein codes for MLLDGYQHEVHSHCETGSILNVLRYNGIQLSEPMIFGIGSGISFVYLPFVKINHVPISAFRRLPGKIFSRVCKQLDIEFELKTYSNPAKAMDELDRVLDKGIPANLQVGVYHLNYFPPEGRLHYNIHTMSVVGKENGDYLVSDSIFDGIQKVPYEEMKRVRYAPGAFTPHGKMYWITKVPENIDLHQPIVNGIKISVREMIGYYFWLIGTKGIRYFSDSFRKWPEKLGEKTSRQYLLQQIQMLEIAGTGGSGYRYIYGAFLKESAAILKQDWINDVAVEMGQVGNRWREFSHIAAQYIKTRENFHNSFNEMADILLDISDKEHAIFYKLKKVSQ; via the coding sequence ATGCTCCTCGACGGTTATCAGCACGAAGTTCATTCGCATTGCGAAACAGGTTCCATACTCAATGTTTTGCGCTACAATGGAATCCAGTTATCAGAGCCCATGATTTTCGGAATCGGTTCAGGAATCTCTTTTGTTTACCTGCCTTTTGTGAAAATTAATCATGTTCCAATCTCAGCTTTCAGGCGCTTACCCGGCAAAATATTTTCACGCGTTTGCAAACAGCTGGATATTGAATTTGAGTTAAAAACTTACAGCAATCCCGCTAAGGCGATGGATGAATTAGACCGGGTTCTTGACAAAGGAATCCCTGCCAATCTTCAGGTAGGCGTTTACCATCTGAATTATTTTCCACCCGAAGGCCGCCTGCATTATAATATCCATACGATGTCGGTGGTAGGTAAAGAAAATGGAGACTATCTGGTAAGCGACAGTATTTTTGACGGGATACAGAAAGTTCCTTACGAAGAAATGAAGCGCGTGCGTTATGCTCCCGGCGCTTTTACACCTCACGGTAAAATGTATTGGATAACCAAAGTCCCCGAAAACATCGACCTGCACCAGCCTATAGTAAACGGTATAAAAATTTCGGTCAGGGAAATGATTGGCTATTATTTCTGGCTGATAGGAACAAAAGGAATACGGTATTTTTCAGACAGCTTTCGTAAATGGCCCGAAAAACTGGGAGAAAAAACGTCGAGACAATATTTGCTTCAGCAAATTCAAATGCTTGAAATAGCCGGTACGGGCGGCTCCGGATACCGATATATTTACGGTGCATTTCTTAAAGAATCGGCAGCGATTCTTAAACAAGACTGGATTAATGATGTTGCAGTTGAAATGGGTCAGGTTGGTAACAGATGGCGCGAGTTCAGCCATATTGCTGCACAGTATATCAAAACCCGGGAGAACTTCCATAACTCCTTCAACGAAATGGCAGATATTCTGCTCGACATTTCAGATAAAGAACATGCCATTTTTTATAAGCTCAAAAAAGTATCACAATAG
- a CDS encoding M6 family metalloprotease domain-containing protein — protein sequence MNTKAALFLIALLFSASVQAAWISNHPVTVKQPDGTSLQCFATGDEYYNWIHDAENYTIIQNHKTGYWCYAKLVDGQLQASDLIAGHTNPALFGLTPGINISASQMLQLRNARLAATPKPPADLKNGSNSKSSGTINNLVIYIRFSGEPEFTDDTMTYYNFFVGPAGSNSMKNYFEEASYGALHINTKFYPHPSGSTVISYQDTYPRSHYEPYDAITNPGGYTDQGLTEHELLINAINAVSGQIPAGLNLDYNNDGYIDNICFIVDGNTTAWSTLLWPHRWTLYSQNIYINGKRVYDYNLQVQNHLLVSGNGVLCHEMFHTLGAPDLYHYNQDGLMPVGIWDLMQSNQEPPQHMGAYMKFRYGGWISSIPVISAAGTYTLNPLTTPTGNCYRINSPNSTTEYFVVEYRKKSGVFESSLPGSGIVVYRINSNFDGYGNAGYDGGATLDEVYVYRPGGDIILTGQPDNAYMSANVNRKKINNNTDPSSFLSDGSPGGLDISAISTAGGTISFNLNGGAVCASNLSTEAIPTPVSGCNLTANQQVRVTIKNTSNLPLAPGTGISYQIDNNAVVTESIPTVINVGGSYVYTFAQTADFSTFGTHTLKAFTSLALDCDRWNDTIVTTVTHGKFDYDAIDAQNFSDSYIDLGSNGNVITTADFDDASSAAIDIGFNFGYDCSIYSKFVLNTNGFIRLGTAPPSTPALYFDDALNATGGIFNSNDTADINIISAFNHDLEAGTGTPEYRVYTSGTAPNRICTIQFKNLRDKTTNPAQQYDNINFQIKLHESSNVIDFVYGTWTPSAAASYYKTSACGLKGPGHEPGQLLVARKSSMSTWDNVIFENVNYSATATLNFGNPPDRPAPDPGQTFRFTPNSIVTGIAPDILAEVPSIGVFPNPTKGIAQIAFNGMEGERVNVRIYNCYGMLVSDEVYANAPAKATIDLSRHSAGIYFIVAESANKTACNKLVIE from the coding sequence ATGAATACGAAAGCCGCACTTTTTTTAATCGCACTATTATTCTCTGCTAGTGTGCAGGCAGCCTGGATATCCAATCATCCCGTAACGGTGAAACAGCCCGATGGCACGTCACTGCAATGTTTTGCAACAGGCGACGAATATTATAACTGGATTCATGATGCGGAGAATTATACTATTATCCAAAATCATAAAACAGGTTATTGGTGTTATGCAAAGCTTGTCGACGGTCAATTGCAGGCAAGTGATTTGATTGCAGGGCATACTAATCCTGCACTTTTCGGTTTAACGCCCGGAATCAATATTTCGGCTTCTCAGATGCTGCAATTGCGGAATGCCCGTTTGGCGGCGACCCCAAAACCTCCCGCAGACCTGAAAAATGGCAGCAATTCTAAGTCAAGCGGCACCATAAACAACCTTGTTATTTATATCCGTTTCAGCGGAGAGCCTGAATTTACTGATGATACGATGACTTATTATAATTTCTTTGTTGGTCCGGCGGGTTCTAATTCGATGAAAAATTATTTTGAAGAAGCATCGTACGGAGCGCTTCATATAAATACAAAATTCTATCCCCATCCTTCGGGGAGTACCGTCATTTCATATCAGGATACTTATCCAAGATCACACTACGAGCCGTATGATGCAATCACGAATCCGGGTGGTTACACCGATCAAGGTCTGACAGAACATGAGCTTCTGATAAACGCCATCAATGCTGTCAGCGGCCAAATCCCTGCAGGGCTCAATCTTGATTACAACAACGATGGCTACATTGATAATATTTGTTTTATTGTTGATGGAAACACTACGGCATGGAGCACATTGCTATGGCCGCACCGCTGGACACTTTACTCCCAGAATATTTATATCAATGGAAAGCGGGTGTATGATTACAATCTGCAGGTACAGAATCATCTGCTGGTGAGTGGCAACGGCGTACTTTGCCATGAAATGTTTCATACACTGGGCGCACCCGATCTCTACCATTACAACCAAGATGGCCTTATGCCTGTAGGCATCTGGGATTTGATGCAAAGCAATCAGGAACCGCCACAGCACATGGGTGCGTATATGAAATTTCGCTACGGCGGATGGATAAGCAGTATCCCCGTAATCAGCGCTGCCGGAACGTATACGCTGAATCCCTTGACAACACCCACAGGCAATTGTTACCGTATCAATTCGCCCAACTCAACCACCGAATATTTTGTGGTGGAATACCGTAAAAAAAGCGGTGTTTTTGAAAGTTCACTTCCGGGCAGCGGCATTGTCGTTTACCGTATCAACTCAAATTTTGACGGTTACGGAAACGCAGGATACGATGGCGGTGCAACACTCGACGAAGTGTATGTTTACCGCCCCGGAGGTGATATTATTTTGACCGGGCAGCCAGATAATGCCTATATGAGTGCTAATGTGAACCGTAAAAAAATCAATAACAACACCGACCCATCGTCCTTTTTATCTGACGGGTCGCCCGGAGGACTTGACATTTCAGCAATAAGCACTGCCGGCGGAACCATATCTTTCAACCTGAACGGCGGCGCTGTGTGCGCCAGCAATTTAAGTACCGAGGCAATCCCCACGCCCGTATCGGGCTGCAACCTTACAGCAAACCAGCAGGTAAGGGTAACCATAAAAAACACGAGCAATCTTCCGCTTGCACCGGGGACAGGTATTTCGTATCAGATTGATAACAATGCGGTCGTTACTGAGTCCATTCCTACGGTAATAAATGTTGGCGGGAGTTACGTTTATACATTTGCGCAAACTGCAGATTTCAGCACTTTCGGAACACATACCTTAAAAGCATTTACTTCACTGGCGCTGGATTGTGACCGATGGAACGACACAATCGTAACTACAGTAACGCACGGGAAATTTGATTATGATGCTATCGATGCTCAGAACTTTTCTGACTCATATATTGATTTGGGAAGTAATGGTAATGTAATCACAACTGCGGATTTTGATGATGCCAGTTCGGCGGCTATAGATATTGGATTTAACTTTGGATATGATTGCAGCATATACAGCAAATTCGTGTTAAACACGAATGGATTTATCAGGTTGGGAACGGCGCCTCCCTCTACTCCGGCACTCTATTTTGATGATGCCCTCAATGCAACCGGTGGCATTTTTAACAGCAACGACACGGCAGATATCAATATCATTTCAGCATTCAACCATGACCTTGAAGCAGGCACCGGAACTCCCGAATATAGAGTTTACACATCAGGAACGGCACCGAACCGCATCTGTACTATTCAATTCAAAAACCTGCGCGATAAAACTACGAATCCGGCACAGCAGTATGATAATATCAATTTCCAGATTAAATTGCATGAATCGTCCAACGTCATTGACTTTGTGTATGGAACATGGACGCCTTCTGCGGCAGCATCGTATTATAAAACATCAGCCTGCGGTTTGAAAGGCCCGGGTCATGAGCCCGGTCAGTTGCTTGTTGCACGCAAAAGTTCGATGTCAACCTGGGATAACGTTATTTTTGAAAATGTGAACTACTCCGCAACAGCCACACTCAACTTCGGCAATCCACCCGACAGACCTGCTCCCGATCCCGGACAGACATTTCGGTTTACGCCCAACAGCATTGTAACCGGCATTGCACCTGATATTCTCGCGGAAGTGCCGTCAATAGGCGTTTTTCCGAATCCCACCAAAGGAATAGCCCAAATAGCATTTAACGGAATGGAAGGTGAACGTGTGAACGTGCGCATCTATAATTGCTACGGAATGCTTGTTTCAGACGAGGTGTATGCAAACGCGCCAGCTAAAGCCACCATTGACCTTAGCAGGCATTCAGCAGGCATTTATTTTATTGTTGCAGAGTCGGCAAACAAAACTGCGTGTAATAAACTCGTGATAGAGTAG
- a CDS encoding beta-ketoacyl-[acyl-carrier-protein] synthase family protein, with protein MNKRVFVTGAGIISAIGSGITETFDALCKGTSGIHPIKLLQTVHNNLPAGEVPFTNDELALMAGLSTSMGFTRTTLLAVAAAKQALSAAGITDISESRTGLISATTVGGMDKSEIHYYEYLKEKKGNCYIDTHDCGDHCEQLADLTGIHDFITTASTACSSSANSILLAARLIKHGQLDRVIAGGSECLTKFHLNGFNSLKILDAEPCKPFDAARAGINLGEGAAYLVLESEESALKSGRTILCELTGYGNSCEAFHQTASSPDGKGAALAMDKAIRCAGIDAKEIGYVNAHGTGTDNNDVSEGKALQHIFGAAIPPFSSTKPYTGHTTSAAGAIEAIISIIALQHGKAWPNLNFVTQIEELGFSPVAELISNLNIKHVLSNSFGFGGNNTSLIFTKHPA; from the coding sequence ATGAATAAACGGGTTTTTGTTACAGGTGCAGGAATCATTTCAGCCATTGGTTCAGGCATCACAGAAACCTTCGATGCCTTATGTAAAGGCACTTCCGGAATACACCCTATTAAACTTCTACAAACGGTTCATAATAACCTGCCCGCCGGAGAAGTTCCGTTTACAAACGATGAACTTGCACTCATGGCAGGTCTGAGCACATCCATGGGGTTTACCCGCACCACCTTACTCGCTGTTGCTGCCGCAAAACAAGCATTATCAGCAGCAGGCATTACAGATATCAGTGAAAGCCGCACAGGACTCATTTCGGCAACGACCGTGGGTGGTATGGATAAAAGTGAAATTCACTATTACGAGTATCTTAAAGAGAAAAAAGGGAACTGTTATATCGACACACACGATTGCGGCGACCATTGCGAACAACTTGCCGACCTTACCGGGATTCATGATTTTATAACTACAGCCAGTACGGCTTGTTCATCATCGGCAAATTCAATTTTACTGGCAGCTCGCCTGATAAAACACGGTCAGCTCGACCGCGTAATTGCAGGTGGTTCGGAATGCCTGACCAAATTCCATCTCAACGGTTTTAATTCCCTCAAAATACTGGATGCAGAACCCTGCAAACCATTTGATGCGGCACGTGCCGGTATCAATTTGGGCGAAGGAGCGGCTTATCTGGTGCTTGAATCGGAGGAATCTGCACTAAAAAGCGGACGCACCATTTTATGCGAACTAACCGGCTACGGAAATTCATGCGAAGCATTCCACCAAACGGCTTCATCACCCGACGGTAAAGGCGCAGCTTTGGCCATGGATAAAGCAATCCGCTGCGCGGGTATTGATGCAAAAGAAATCGGTTATGTAAACGCCCATGGCACCGGAACGGATAATAACGATGTATCGGAAGGAAAAGCGCTCCAGCATATTTTCGGTGCAGCCATTCCGCCCTTCAGCTCCACCAAGCCTTATACAGGGCACACTACCAGCGCGGCAGGAGCTATTGAAGCTATCATCAGCATCATCGCATTGCAACACGGTAAGGCATGGCCTAACCTGAATTTCGTTACCCAAATAGAAGAACTCGGCTTTAGCCCGGTGGCTGAACTAATCAGCAATCTCAACATAAAACATGTTTTGTCAAATTCATTCGGATTCGGCGGCAACAATACATCACTTATCTTCACAAAGCACCCTGCATGA
- a CDS encoding acyl-CoA thioesterase has translation MELSERISIKVRFNEVDSLKIVWHGHYLKYLEDGREAFGEKYGIGYLDVYDAGLATPLVKVDINYKKILQYGDNVIVEARYVNTEAAKVIFDYTLFKEATGEIVATAQTIQVFIDKNGELVLTLPPFYADWKKKWEI, from the coding sequence ATGGAATTATCAGAAAGAATTAGTATTAAAGTGCGCTTTAATGAAGTTGACTCATTAAAAATTGTATGGCATGGTCACTATTTAAAATATCTTGAAGACGGCAGAGAAGCATTCGGCGAAAAATACGGAATAGGCTACCTCGATGTGTATGATGCAGGGCTTGCTACGCCTTTGGTAAAAGTGGATATCAATTATAAAAAAATATTGCAATACGGCGACAATGTTATTGTTGAAGCACGCTATGTAAACACGGAAGCAGCAAAAGTTATTTTCGATTATACGCTGTTTAAAGAGGCTACAGGCGAAATTGTTGCCACCGCTCAAACTATACAGGTTTTTATTGATAAAAATGGAGAACTTGTATTAACTTTGCCACCCTTTTATGCAGACTGGAAGAAAAAGTGGGAGATATAG
- a CDS encoding CotH kinase family protein: MMRRITALLALFTACLLISTSLKSQTFYGGGGTIPDNNSNIDFTINVSGLVPTHIDTATFGLESVCVNILHTWDSDLELTLIAPDGTSIMLFSSVGGDGDNFSNTCLNGNATTPITDGAAPFSGTYRPIGALGNVNNQQIGNGNWVLRLRDLASGDQGTLLGWSLTFGNNPSPMFKFVSSNLPIVVINTFGADIPDAPKITAKMGIIYNGPGVRNYMTDAFNNYNGWVGIELRGSSSQWFPKKPYGFETRDSLGTALDVPILGMPAENDWCLIANYSDKTLMRNLMTYNLTSKLNQYSVRNQSCEVVLNGEYKGVYLLTEKIKRDKHRVDISKLQPADTTGDQLTGGYIIKIDKQTGSGGDGWVSPFPPAQNPNGQTIYFQYSYPDAAEILPEQKLYIRQFMDTVETVLDSSIYNNPALGYARYINVHSFIDYLIVNEISKNVDGYRLSTFMYKDRNSKDGRLTIGPVWDYDLTWWNADYCGGNDYTGWAYKFSDICSYDTWQVPFWWNRLMQDTVFQNKLRCRWNTLRMGVLSTPNVLHYIDSTASYLNEGQQRNFYQWPIIGQYVWPNPSPIATSYTEEVQHLKDWVMNRFSWLDDSIPGHCVEPADSSQNDVSGINFANDESNGFSVYPNPGTGVFYFLLPDLNNEQAVLSICDMNGKIVLLQNITSGYAGDTRMLPINFSPGMYLVRLITSEALHQQRLVITQ; the protein is encoded by the coding sequence ATGATGCGAAGAATCACAGCTCTGCTTGCACTGTTTACAGCCTGTCTATTGATTTCCACTTCTCTGAAATCACAAACTTTTTACGGGGGCGGTGGCACCATTCCTGATAATAATTCGAATATTGATTTCACCATTAATGTGAGCGGACTGGTACCTACCCATATCGATACCGCCACGTTTGGACTTGAGTCGGTGTGTGTGAACATTCTGCACACCTGGGATTCAGATTTGGAGCTTACACTTATTGCTCCCGATGGAACTTCTATTATGTTATTCTCATCTGTGGGCGGTGATGGAGATAACTTCTCAAATACCTGCCTGAATGGAAATGCTACTACTCCCATAACGGATGGCGCAGCACCTTTTTCCGGTACTTACCGGCCTATTGGTGCTCTTGGAAATGTAAATAATCAGCAGATTGGGAATGGTAACTGGGTACTGCGTTTGCGCGATTTGGCAAGTGGCGATCAGGGAACTCTTCTGGGATGGAGCCTGACCTTCGGGAATAACCCTTCGCCTATGTTTAAATTTGTTTCTTCGAACCTTCCAATCGTTGTGATAAACACATTTGGTGCGGATATTCCTGATGCGCCAAAAATCACTGCTAAAATGGGAATTATCTACAACGGTCCGGGTGTGCGGAATTATATGACAGATGCCTTCAACAATTATAATGGATGGGTGGGCATTGAATTGCGCGGCTCCAGCTCGCAATGGTTCCCCAAAAAACCTTATGGCTTCGAAACCCGTGATTCACTTGGTACTGCATTGGATGTTCCCATTCTTGGGATGCCTGCCGAAAACGACTGGTGCCTCATTGCCAATTATAGCGACAAAACATTGATGCGTAACCTGATGACCTATAATCTTACTTCAAAGCTTAACCAGTATTCTGTGAGGAATCAAAGTTGCGAAGTGGTGCTCAATGGCGAATACAAAGGCGTTTATTTACTTACCGAAAAAATTAAACGTGATAAACATCGGGTTGATATTTCTAAACTTCAACCTGCGGATACTACCGGCGATCAGCTAACAGGCGGCTATATCATCAAGATTGATAAACAAACAGGCTCAGGCGGCGATGGCTGGGTTTCTCCATTCCCGCCTGCTCAGAATCCTAATGGACAAACTATATATTTTCAGTACAGTTATCCCGATGCTGCTGAAATTTTACCTGAACAGAAGTTGTATATCCGGCAATTTATGGACACAGTAGAAACTGTCCTCGATTCGTCTATTTACAATAATCCAGCGCTTGGTTATGCGCGTTATATCAATGTGCATTCTTTCATAGACTATTTAATAGTGAATGAGATCAGTAAAAATGTAGATGGCTACAGATTGAGCACATTCATGTATAAAGACCGCAACAGTAAAGACGGACGGCTTACCATTGGTCCGGTGTGGGATTATGATCTTACCTGGTGGAATGCCGATTATTGCGGTGGAAATGATTATACCGGATGGGCCTACAAATTCAGTGATATCTGTAGTTATGATACCTGGCAGGTGCCGTTTTGGTGGAACCGGCTTATGCAGGATACCGTTTTTCAAAATAAACTTAGATGCCGTTGGAATACCCTTCGTATGGGCGTTTTGAGTACTCCCAATGTGCTCCATTATATTGATTCAACGGCATCATACCTGAATGAAGGACAACAGCGCAACTTCTACCAATGGCCCATCATCGGGCAGTATGTCTGGCCCAATCCAAGCCCTATCGCGACATCGTACACCGAAGAAGTGCAGCACTTAAAAGATTGGGTGATGAACCGTTTTTCATGGCTAGACGACAGCATCCCGGGGCATTGTGTTGAACCTGCCGACTCATCTCAAAATGATGTTTCAGGAATTAATTTTGCAAATGACGAATCGAACGGATTTAGTGTATATCCCAATCCGGGCACAGGAGTATTCTACTTTTTATTGCCCGATTTGAATAATGAACAGGCCGTACTCAGCATTTGCGATATGAATGGAAAAATTGTGCTGCTGCAGAATATTACATCCGGTTATGCGGGTGATACACGCATGCTTCCAATTAATTTTTCGCCCGGAATGTATCTGGTGCGTTTGATAACTTCAGAAGCACTGCATCAGCAAAGGCTTGTCATCACTCAATAA
- a CDS encoding beta-ketoacyl synthase N-terminal-like domain-containing protein, whose translation MAPVYVASDNIITSLGFTSAENIRNIKDNVTGVKLNTNPLLHPDPLFLSVADTERLNQTSQAIIGEQKFTRFEKLLITSISQASEKCSIDLASPKTIFIISSTKGNIDLHEKRHQGEFEPERIHLWKAAAEVSRFFQNPNKPYLISNACISGVLAVITAVDLISSGKYDNAVVAGADIVSEFVVSGFQSFKSLSFGPCKPFDIGRDGLNLGEGAGTLLLTSDAGHVQDTQKICACGGASSNDSNHISGPSRTGEGLYIAVQKAMTATNTTAENLDYISAHGTATPYNDEMEAKAFTLAGIENVPVNSYKGYFGHTLGAAGVIETALSVHSMRANILFSTLGFSELGVPDAINVIKGLKNRTVNKVLKTASGFGGCNAALVLCKTE comes from the coding sequence ATGGCGCCTGTTTACGTAGCTTCGGACAATATCATCACCTCTCTCGGGTTTACTTCTGCTGAAAATATCCGCAATATTAAGGATAACGTCACCGGGGTAAAACTCAACACCAACCCATTGCTGCACCCCGACCCTTTATTTCTTTCGGTGGCAGATACCGAACGCCTCAATCAAACAAGTCAGGCAATTATTGGCGAACAAAAATTCACCCGCTTCGAAAAACTCCTGATAACATCTATCAGTCAGGCATCAGAAAAATGCAGTATTGACCTTGCATCTCCGAAAACCATATTTATTATTTCTTCGACGAAAGGCAATATTGACCTTCATGAAAAACGCCATCAAGGTGAATTTGAACCTGAACGCATCCACTTGTGGAAAGCTGCCGCCGAAGTAAGCCGCTTCTTTCAAAACCCCAATAAGCCATATTTAATATCAAATGCTTGTATATCAGGCGTATTAGCTGTAATCACAGCGGTTGACCTTATTTCATCGGGTAAGTATGATAACGCCGTGGTGGCAGGTGCTGATATTGTTTCTGAATTTGTTGTTTCCGGATTTCAATCCTTTAAATCCCTAAGTTTTGGTCCGTGCAAACCCTTTGATATCGGGCGCGATGGATTAAATCTTGGCGAAGGTGCCGGAACACTCCTGCTTACCTCCGATGCCGGCCACGTTCAGGACACACAGAAAATTTGTGCCTGCGGCGGCGCCAGCAGTAATGATTCAAATCATATTTCAGGTCCGTCGCGAACAGGTGAAGGTCTGTATATTGCTGTTCAGAAGGCTATGACGGCGACCAATACCACTGCTGAGAATCTTGATTACATTTCGGCACACGGTACAGCAACGCCCTACAATGATGAAATGGAAGCAAAAGCCTTTACGCTTGCAGGTATTGAAAATGTGCCTGTTAACAGCTACAAAGGCTATTTTGGTCACACCTTGGGTGCCGCCGGTGTTATTGAAACGGCGCTGAGCGTACATTCAATGCGTGCCAATATATTATTTAGCACACTGGGTTTTAGCGAATTAGGCGTTCCGGACGCCATCAATGTTATTAAAGGCCTGAAAAACAGGACTGTAAATAAAGTATTGAAGACGGCTTCGGGCTTTGGCGGGTGCAATGCAGCACTTGTTCTATGTAAAACAGAATAA
- a CDS encoding phosphopantetheine-binding protein, translating into MEELINKLRIEIIQQLNLEDLKPEDIDADAALFGDGLGLDSIDALEIIVLLEKNYGIKIEDPKEGKKIFASIRTLAEYITEHQKKQG; encoded by the coding sequence ATGGAAGAATTAATCAATAAGCTAAGAATCGAAATTATTCAACAACTCAACCTTGAAGATCTTAAACCCGAAGATATTGACGCTGATGCGGCACTTTTCGGCGATGGTCTTGGTTTAGATTCTATCGATGCACTGGAGATTATCGTTTTGCTTGAGAAAAACTACGGCATTAAAATCGAAGATCCTAAAGAAGGAAAGAAAATATTCGCATCTATCCGCACTCTGGCTGAATATATTACCGAACACCAAAAGAAACAGGGCTGA
- a CDS encoding beta-ketoacyl synthase chain length factor: protein MKAYIKGIGCISPQETFSNGRLPAEMKIYPGPLMKCVEPAYKEYINPIAIRRLSRIIRSGITAAIISSREAGVQNPDAIITGTGMGCTEDTEKFLTTMLDNNETLLNPTNFIQSTYNTISAQIAITLKCTAYNSTYVHRGFSFESALLDGMYLIEEQEAGNILIGGIDEITEQHYAITSLNNLWKKERIDSAAMLNSQTAGTLPGEGAVFITLGHEPSSNGYPGLYEPYMFYKPKDAAVITKHITTYLNRCGLNISDVDLILLGNNGDVNDDAVYQTLSDGLFKDTVTGFFKHLCGEYHTASAFAVWLGANIIREGSVPSYVLKGSVSPFKPKRILIYNHYRNANHSVMLLEK from the coding sequence ATGAAAGCATACATTAAAGGCATCGGTTGTATCTCACCGCAGGAAACATTCAGCAACGGGCGTCTCCCTGCTGAAATGAAAATATACCCGGGACCACTGATGAAGTGTGTGGAGCCGGCTTATAAAGAATATATTAACCCGATAGCCATCCGCAGACTCAGCCGCATTATCCGTTCGGGCATCACGGCAGCTATTATAAGCTCACGGGAAGCGGGCGTACAGAACCCCGACGCCATTATTACCGGCACCGGCATGGGATGTACCGAGGATACTGAAAAGTTCCTCACCACTATGCTCGACAATAACGAAACACTGCTTAACCCCACGAATTTTATTCAGTCAACATACAATACCATTAGTGCACAGATTGCCATCACGCTGAAATGCACAGCATACAATTCAACGTATGTACACCGCGGTTTTTCATTTGAAAGCGCCTTGCTCGACGGTATGTACCTGATTGAAGAACAGGAAGCCGGCAACATTTTAATTGGTGGCATTGATGAGATTACTGAACAGCATTATGCCATTACCTCGCTGAATAATCTCTGGAAGAAAGAACGTATTGATTCCGCAGCCATGCTGAACAGCCAGACGGCAGGTACCCTGCCCGGCGAAGGCGCCGTTTTTATTACACTCGGCCATGAACCCTCGTCGAACGGTTATCCCGGCCTGTATGAGCCGTATATGTTCTATAAACCGAAAGATGCGGCAGTAATTACAAAACATATTACCACCTATTTAAACCGGTGCGGCTTGAACATTTCGGATGTTGACCTCATACTTTTGGGCAATAACGGCGATGTGAATGATGATGCTGTTTACCAAACCCTATCTGACGGGCTTTTCAAAGATACCGTAACAGGTTTTTTCAAACACCTTTGCGGTGAATACCATACCGCATCAGCCTTCGCCGTATGGCTGGGCGCAAATATCATCCGTGAAGGTTCAGTTCCATCCTACGTCCTTAAAGGAAGTGTCAGCCCCTTCAAACCCAAACGCATTCTCATATACAACCACTACCGCAATGCCAATCATTCGGTGATGCTGCTGGAAAAATAA
- a CDS encoding 3-oxoacyl-ACP synthase — protein MKLYISKYSSIRNQQLVVDNNIVFQQDIFINFADFIKAAYKECGISYPKFYKMDSLSKLAFVAAEVLLKDTTFLTRFSKEDIGVVIANASSTITTDIEFQGSIDERSNYFPSPAIFVYTLPNIAIGEICIKNKIFGENCLLVQEKFDTAQLVEYVNGLFTNGKVKACIAGWADINEKQEYQTTLMLVEKEGKTAFDQKNILNIHNNGE, from the coding sequence ATGAAGTTATACATCTCAAAATACAGCTCCATTCGCAACCAACAACTTGTTGTTGATAATAATATTGTATTTCAACAGGATATTTTTATTAATTTTGCAGACTTTATTAAAGCTGCCTATAAAGAATGTGGTATAAGTTACCCGAAGTTCTATAAAATGGACAGCCTTAGTAAATTAGCATTTGTTGCGGCAGAGGTTTTATTAAAAGATACAACGTTCTTAACCAGGTTTTCGAAAGAAGATATAGGGGTAGTAATTGCGAACGCATCATCTACTATCACTACCGATATTGAATTTCAGGGCAGCATTGATGAGCGCTCAAATTATTTCCCGAGTCCGGCCATTTTTGTTTATACCCTGCCCAATATCGCCATTGGTGAAATTTGTATCAAGAATAAAATTTTCGGCGAAAATTGCCTGTTGGTGCAGGAAAAGTTTGATACCGCCCAATTAGTTGAATATGTGAACGGATTGTTCACCAACGGAAAAGTAAAGGCATGCATAGCCGGATGGGCAGATATCAATGAAAAACAGGAATATCAAACAACGCTGATGCTGGTAGAAAAAGAAGGTAAAACGGCGTTTGATCAAAAGAATATTTTAAATATCCACAATAACGGAGAATAA